GTCCTCAAGTCTGGACCTGCAAAAGTTGTACAACTAGCTACCTCAGCCTACTGGTCCTGGGACGCCGCACTGGAGGGTCAAGCTAGTATTCTCGATAATACCGTTGTTCGAAAGCTCAAAACAAAGATCGCCTCACGCGTTGGCATGCGGTTACTTCCTGCGAAAGGGCCTTCACGACGTGCTCGTGGTATGTCTGCATTGGCCTCCTAACGGTTCTCTATCTTCACCGATCCCCCCCTAGGACGAACGTTGGTAGCCGGGGAGAGCACTGTCCAATCTATACAATCAGAGAGCGACGACATCGATGTGCCGGACGAAGAAGAGACTGTTCTAGAACAGCTTTTCAATGCATTACAGGATAGAGTGCGTCTGATTATGGCTAGTGTTTCCACCCTTGTCCTGAACTACTGTTAGGATACTGTAGTCAGATATTCAGCAGCTAAAGGCGTTGCACGAATATCGGAGCGTCTACCTCCCGACTTTACCGAACAAGTGCTAGGCACAGTCTTAGGATTGTTTGCCATACATTCCATGTCAGCCGCTACTCTATATGACATCTCTCCCATCGCGGAGAGCACCTGGCACGGGGCGTGTCTTGCTTGTGCAGAGGTGGCTCGAAGAGGTTTGGTGCCTTCCGATAAACTTCCTGAATTAATCCGATGGTTATCAAAGGTCAGTCTTATCCTCAACGAGCTTGCAGAGTTGTTGTTAAAGGGTCTCAGGCCCTGTACTTTGATATCAGGAAAGGTGCACATTCTATTGGATCGAACGTACGCGACGCTAGCTCCTACGTCTTGTGGGCCTTGGCGAGATCGCAGAGACCCTCAGACCTCGTGCCTTATGCCAATGACTTAGCTCGTCATCTTGTGACCGTGTCACTCTACGATCGTGAGGTTCACATTCGTCGGGCAGCCAGTGCTGCTTTCCAGGAATTTGTCGGAAGAACGGTATGCTTTCGTCGTGCACCCAGAAGTCGTGCGACTGATGTTCGTGTCTTCGCAGAGCTTGTTTCCTCACGGGATAGATGTTCTTGGAAAGATGGATTTTTACTCTGTCGGAATTAGGCGAAATTCTTTTTTGGTCACTGCGCCACAGGTAGCGGTGTAAGTACATCGGCCTGCTTAATGAAAGGGCTACGCAATGATTTCTTGATGCGGTTTACAGACACGAGGAGTACACTCCGTTCTTGTTTGATCACTTGCTCAATGTAACACTGAGGCACTGGGATGCAACTATGCGGCGTCTGGCTTCGCAATCCTTACGGCTGATATGCCTATGCAACTTGGCGAAATTCGGACCCGAAGGAATCGTTCGAGCTGTACGTTCTTCCAATCTACACTATCCTTAACAAATTTGTCGTTGACCCATGATCTTAGGCCAAGTTGATGGATTCAGCAGATATTTCGGACTTGCACGGAAGCTTACTAGCACTGGCGGAAATCGCCAAAGCCTATGAAACAGCACAGGCACCAGATCTCGAGAATGAGAAACGGAAAGTGAGCGCCAAGTCTATGGACTGTGGTTCCCCATTGACGAACCCGCAGATATTTGCACATCTGAGGCAAATACCTGAGAAGACATTACTTGGAACACGGAACGAGATTCTGCTTGCTACTTCCTGTGGTCTCATTGAGGCTACTATCACACTTGATGAGATTAATCTTCAAGATCAATCGTCTGTTCCGCACTGGAGAAAATATTTGGATCACGGACTGAAACATCGGGATGTTGTGGTTCAGGAAGCGGCCACATCAGCCATGGGTGGGGTCAGTACCTTGGTGGATTGCTCGGCTGATATATCAAGATTAGTTCATTTCTCTACCTTCACTACAAGCTGAGGTATTTACCCGCTCCATTCGTTACACTGATACCAGAGCTCAAACGAGGGTCCTTTATGGTGCAACAAACGCTCGGTCGACTGCTCGGTGCTATAGATTACGAAAAGTTCCCAAGCTGTCTGGACACTGGTATCAAAACGCTGCTGAGTTGCGTAGACCGTGCTGTAATCGTTCCCCTGAGTGGTTGGAGCTAAGGCTGACGTTGAAGCAGTCAGGTCCATTCAGAAGTAATGTTGAGGCGCGTCGGAATTGCTATCAAGCAATCCCGCTGATATTCCAGAACGTCTCGCCCTGTCTTCCATCTCGTGCGTCAATGCACCACTTTCAGTGTCACCTATCTCACTCTTTTGCTCAGTTCTGGAACCCAGGACTGTCAATTACTTGTTTGATGCTCTTATCGACGGGCTCACGGACTACTCAGTTGACGAGAGAGGTGACGTTGGCTCTTGGGTTCGGATCGCTTGCGTGCGGGGTCTGAATACCTTGGTCGAGACTCTTCTCGGGATTGCCAACAATTTTTCTGCACCCGAAGAGTACCTCCCTCTTACAAAATATCATAAAGTCATCCAAGGGATTCTGAAGCAAGGTGTCGAGCGCCTTGATAATGTCCGATTAGAAGCTGGTCAAGCTTTTCGAAATCTGCTATCAGTCAGCTCATCTCACGCTCACGAAGAATGGAGAGTCCACAGTGCACCTTTCCTCACCAGTTTATTCATTGAAGGGTGAGATCACCCTTCGGAATTACGAACAGTCTCAATAACTAACAGAATTTAGGGATGCCAAATCAACTGACTGGAGTGACGCCAGTTGGATTTTCCCCAGAGCAGTCCAAATTCTCAATATTGAACCCTACAGAATCCAAGTTTTATTGGGAATAATATCAAGTATTGGGAGTTTGACCAGCAGCACGGTAAAAAAATCCAGTCCTTTTCTCTTGGAATGGGAATAAACATCCTCAATATGTAGCATCGCCCAGCAGCAACTAGTCTCGTGTCATACATACGATCTTTACCAGCCTATTCTGCAGATACCAGTGGATACGACGCTGTTACGTTCGCGAAGGACTTGTACGAACATGCAACAGCGAATTTGACTTCCAACGCCGTTATGCTTCCTGTTCTACAAGTATTCAACATTCTCTTAGAAGGAGATGCGTTTGAGTCAGTTATTTCGTTTGATGAGGGCGTAGAAATGCAAGTCTCCTGTGGCGCTCATTGGAAGTATTGCACCTAACCCCCCAAATTTACTTTAGACTTCGTTCGTTCTTGAAGAATGTTTGCAAGAACGCGGAACGGCTGAAAAATGTTCGACGAGTACATGAAACCTTGAAAGTGTAAGGACTATGCACATCTATCCCTCGATTGTGTCTCTGTTGATACTCATATTTAACACAGTGCTGTCAACTCCCTTGTATATGCACAGATTTTCGATGATGCGGTCAAGTATATTCCAAAATATCTTGCTCATCGGTACCCAACTGTTAGAGCGAATGCTGCAGAGTTCCTCTTTTTGGCGCTACAGAGAATGGACTTAGGAAGGGAGACTGATGAAGCTGAGGAGCTGATATTGGAAACAGAATGGTAAGTAAATATGCATTGCTTCGTTTTCACCGCTCAAGGTTTTTTTGACAGGTCTTCGCTGAGTATGGAGGAGGCAAACATGGCAGCGCAGAGTGTGATAGAACGCCTTAAACGGCACGACTAATCTTGACACTGTATGTACATTCAAGCTGTAAGAGTTGTGAAATAAGTATACAGCTACTTAGCTGTAAATGAATTGACGAGGACCCTAACTTGAAGACGCGTGGGAAATACTCGACGCCGCAGTTCCTATTATTTCGATAtcttccattcttcattGCGATGGCTCCCGATCCAAAGATGAGCGATACAGACTTAGCACGTATCAATTTCCAAGCTGTAACGAAGGAGTATCGCGTACAACCACATCTCGGTAAGTAATATCTAACGTTTCCGACTGCTCCTGTTCATTGGTCATTGTTCGGAGGAAAGATTACCGCACTGTTTCTGCGATAAACGGGTTAGTATCGTTACACTCTCAATTGGATCTCTGGTTTAATTCCTCATAGACCCCTCGTTGTGCTCGACAACGTCAAAGTTAGCTCATCTAATACCCTCGAGGGCTGTAGTGTTGCCATACTCAGTTACTATCGCACAGTTTCCGTCATACAATGAGATTGTTCAATTGACATTGCCGGATGGTTCAAAACGTGGGGGTCAAGTTCTGGAAGTTCAAGGCAAGAAAGCGATCGTGCAAGTCTTCGAGGGGACTTCTGGTGTCGATGTGAAGGCTACCCATGTCGAATTCACTGGAAGCAGCATGAAACTACCTGTCGCCGAGGATATGTTGGGTCGTATATTCAATGGGTCTGGAAACCCGATTGATCAGGGTCCAAAAGTGTTCGCAGAGGATTACTTGGATATCAACGGTGCGTTTAGGCGCTTATCTTCGCTGCTCTTCAATCCCTGAAACCAGGTTATTTCGTGTGGTCTCTTAGGCTCTCCTATCAACCCGTATTCTCGGATTTATCCAGAAGAAATGATTCAAACCGGCATTTCGACGATCGACACCATGAATTCGATTGCTCGTGGTCAGAAAATCCCCATCTTCTCCGCTGCAGGGTTGCCCCACAACGAGGTCCGCAGTGCCATTTCCGCCTGAGGCAAGATCAAAAAGAAGCTAACGCTCTGAACGAATATGTAGATCGCGGCACAGATTGTACGACAGTCCGGTCTGGTGAAGAGGCCGACAAAGGATGTCCATGACGGCCATGAGGACAATTTCTCCGTGGTATTCGCAGCTATGGGTGTCAATATGGAAACTGCGCGTTTCTTCAAAGAGGATTTCGAGTCCAATGGGAGTCTGGACCGAGTAACGTTGTTTTTGAACCTGGCCAACGACCCTACGATCGAACGTATCATTACTCCTCGGCTGGCACTTACCACCGCTGAATACTATGCTTATCAACTGGAAAAGCACGTTTTGGTCATTCTGACCGATATGTCCTCTTATGCTGATGCCTTGCGTGAGGTATGTGGTTTGTTCACATTTCATGTCGGAACTCGACATAATAAAATGCGCTTCATGTAGGTTTCGGCGGCACGAGAAGAGGTCCCTGGTAGGCGTGGTTATCCTGGGTACATGTATACCGATCTATCTACGATCTATGAACGAGCTGGTCGTGTAGAGGGTAGGAACGGGTCCATCACCCAGATTCCAATCCTTACTATGCCTAACGACGGTAATCTGTTTCCTAGTACGACCTCCAGGAAACACTGCTGACACACGATGGCATAGATATCACACACCCTATTCCTGATTTGACAGGGTACATCACAGAGGGACAGATTTTCGTCGACCGACAGCTGCATAACCGACAGATCTACCCACCCATCAATGTTCTGCCTTCACTATCTCGTCTGATGAAAAGCGCTATTGGTGAAAAGTTGACCAGAAAGGACCATGGAGACGTTTCCAATCAGTTGGTAGGTTACACACCAAATCATTAAAGAACCAACATCGTGCTGATTGTGTGATTAGTATGCGAAGTATGCTATTGGAAGAGATGCAGCATCAATGAAAGCCGTCGTCGGTGAAGAGGCTTTGTCGTCCGAAGATAAGCTTGCCTTGGAGTTCCTCGATAAGTTTGAGCATCAGTTTGTTGGACAAGGTCGGTCATAAATTGTTTTCATAAACAAAGGGTCGATTCAGAAATCGAACATATTCCAGGTGCCTACGAATCGCGGACGATCTTCGACTCGCTTGATCTTGCTTGGTCGTTGCTTCGTATCTTCCCCAAGGAACAATTAAACCGGATCAACCCGAAGATCATCGCCGAGTTTTATGGGCGCAAACCGACGAAGAAGGCTACAGCTAACGCAGAGTCGGAGGAAACACCTCAGGAAGACAAGTTGATTGACGCCTAGACTAAAGAACCGTTCATGACATGACGGCATTGCTCTTCCCCGATACGACGTACATTCAATACTGCAAACGATGTTGGACTGTTAATAATATCTCACACCTGTTCCGCCTTATTTTAATTTACAGCTTCGGCATACCAAGTGACTGTTCTCCCGCGAGAGTTGAGCCTTGTTCGTTTGCTCTGCGATTGCTATGAAAAGTTGGGAGGAGGATACGGTTGCGGAGAGGCGGTTGCCTGGCGATTCAAGCAGGTATGTAATGCAAGTACATACAGTACTTCGGTTATAAGGGTCGATTAAAAAAAGGGCGCCGAGATATCCGTCCCTGCTTCAGGGATTGCTAGACTAGACTCGCGTGGCAGAACAAATGGAGTTTTCTTCCAGTGGAACGTGTTCCACGCTAGACTTGCCGGAAGCGGGAGATGTTGTTTGCACGGTCGTGTATTTTAGTCGTGACACCTACAGCATGCCATGGGGAGAGGCGAGCGGGAAGGTTGGCTGCTGTTGTCAGATGGAATGTAGTATTTAAGCACTAGTGGCCCGATAAGGTGAACCTACACGAGGTGCGGGACGTGGCCGTAACCACCGGCCCGATGCGTGGCTGGCCGCCGGTTGTCCTCTGCGCCACCATGTGTTTCTCTTGCACCCCTTACTTATATACGGTACTACCACAACATAATGGATTTCCTCCCTGACCCCAAATGCACATGGACCATTCCACCCGTGGCATTCCCGCAAAACGAAAACAGGATCGCGACGACGACCAGCCCATTCCCCCCCAGATCGTCAACAAACGTCCTCGTCTCGACCCCCCTCCTCATCGTCTGCTCAAAAAACAGATCCTCCCAATACGACCTCCTCCTATAGATCGTCTCGGCAACGACGTCGAGGACATTGGCCTCATTCCCAGCGTCGCCCCAGGTCCTTCTACAGGCTCTCTGCTACATCTACGACGCTCTGCAGCAGCTCCCGCCCTCATCGACGCGCCCATCCCGATAGATTACAATAGTCTACATATCCCGTCGGTTCAGCCCTATATCAGTCGTCAGACCTTGAAGGAGCTCGATTTAGAAACAATCTTACGGAACCCGCAGCTCCGTGAGTAGCATTCACATCTTGTCTCGGTCTAGCCTTTCTCACCCCCCCCACCCCGGCTATCCTAGGTCATGATCTTCTCTTTGACTACGGTCTCCAGTTCCGCCCCACAAGCAGCAGACGAAAACGCCAGGTAGCAGATGCGTATTGGACAGCAGTCATACGTGAAGTAGAGACCGGCTGTACATGTTTTCTAGTTGACAAGCGTGGTCATCCAGTCATGATGCAAGATCCTACGTGTGTATGCAGCAAAGTCACCACACCTCCCGCCACACCCATCGTAGCAGGCTATCTTCAACCTCAACTTACCATCATCCGGACGCCCTCTCGCATCCGACCTCTCCTTTTAGAGTTCCTTGAGGTTGTCTTGCTCGTCATTCAACCTTTGCAGAGCATATCTACCACGTACGTAAATTCTGATTCGTTCCAGACTCAAACGGAAGACCACATCGTCCAAGCCAACTACATCCGCTCTATTTTCGATCCTGCCTTGATTGAGCAAGAACTCCGACACAATGTATTTGATCTCGCCAGCCTCATGCGTGTCATTGGTGCAACCCTCAAAGGTCATTGTGCTCCAATGCGAGATCAAGCTGTCGAAACAATGGTTCAAGCTGCAGAAGCATGCAAGCCTGGAGGCCGCGGAACCAAAGCTGATGCTGTAAATGCCGTCCGAGCATGTATGGACATTCTCGAGCTCATGAAGCTGGTAATTATTATTTTTTTACCTTTCTATTTGACGTATCTGTTGTCTCATGCTCCTTTGAATTCTTATAGGATATCGCGAACCATCAACTGCAAACGATCCGCGCGAGTATGGCGCGGACTTCTGCGAATTACGAGCTTATGAGCTTTAGAAGTCGTATAGGTGTTTCAAGATGTGCGCCACTTTGCAAACAAACGTGTCCCATTGCTAGTCTATGGCTATCTCAAGCCTGGGCCAGTCTCTACCATGGAAAATCTCGGATACCCCTTCCACCTCATACTGAGGGCGGACTCGACTTCCCCGCGCTTGGGAGGAATCGGCAAGTCTATCTCGCTGCTCTCAAGGGTATAACCGAGTTGGCGTTCTTTCCTCAATTTCTCCGACAACCTAGACCTGGCAATGATTCATTCCCCGCCTCACTACCTGATCATCCCGAAACCCTTTATCTCGATCACGCCCGGTTGAAAAATCTCACCAAGGAAATCGGAGACATCGTGGCGCTTTACATGCTCCTTCTGCTCTATCGACAGCTCTTGTGTTCGTCAAAGTGGAGTGATGGCTTCGGCCTTCATTGTGCGAGCGTGAAAGTGGAGAAGGACTTGATGAGGATAAAAACCGAAATACAGGCTATTGGCTCAGCGAGGCTTTATGCGAACCTCAATCAAGGCGGCGGTAAATGCGCCCCAGTTTCCCCAGATTGTGTCAGCCGATATGTCAAGGAAGATATGGTATTGCAAGTCGTCATGCGGGCACAGGAGGCACGCAGGAAAGCGGCGGGATTGTGCTCGGCTTCATCCTCGCCTTCCACTTGTCTGAAAAACCCTCCAACACCGCTATACGCCTCAGGGCCCAGCACTCCAGTTACCCCCAGCTCCTCTTCACCTTGGGGCTCTGTTCCTCCCACCCCTTCTCCTATTTTATCGTCCGCAGCACAGTCCCGATCCGCCTCCCCTTCGCCCATCGCGGGCATCCCTCACGTTGAACTTGCGGTCGTCACTCCTCCACCTCTTTCGGTGTCGATCTCACCTATACCATCTTCACTACCATCGTACTTTCCTCCTTCACCTGACCCTCACATGCTTAACGTCGCTCAACGTTGGGCTGAAGAAAACATGAACATTTCATCGGCTCTCGGGGCCGTTGTCTATCACAAATTACATGAAACAGTCTTTCAGGCGGTGGTTGCACAGACGTATCCATCGCGGGATTCGACTGTTGGAAAATTATTTGCTAATCTTGTGGAGATGAATGGTGTTCCGTCCCCTGCTACTCCCATCGCAGGCTTCGGACAGGACAAGAGGACGAATACTCTGTCTGCTTCCCTCACAATGCTGAGTGGGATGGAGCCACTTGCGGAGGAGATAAGGGGCTTGATCGATAAAATCTCCCGACTGGCCCTGGTTCATTTGAATGTCTACCTTCCCCTTTACGAACGGCCGGACTTTGTGGAGACGAAGGTCCCCTGATTTTGTCCTTTTTCCCCTCTCATCAAACTGCTTTCGAACGTTTGTATCACCACGCGGCTTTGCCCCTAATCATACTCGTCTCGGACTTTGATTCTTTGACCGAAATTCTGCGACACCCTTCTACTTCTACCCTTTCCATCTCCGACTTTTCACGTTTCATTCACTTATCTCATGATATAAAATATACCCCCCATCGTTCCCCTCGACGCCATTTTCTCTCTTGATTTCCCCATCTTAATACCACcgtcatctctttctcacaTCACAAATCAAATCCAAGGCCAAGGAAGCAGCTATAGCATCCAATTTTTTCTCATCTCTGCTTTCCGACATTGACAGTTTTTCACGCCTTTGCATTTTTCTCCCATTGGTCACAATTAATATCACAATCACACGCATCGAACTGTCCTCTTTGTGCACAAGCCTACATACCTGCATAGATAGATAAAAGGAAAAGTAAAAAAATCCGAATAAAGTTGCCTGTCCGTGCATTCCAGTCACTACCATCATTTGTTTTGCATCTTCACACCCGTCCAGTGCATACTATActtgctaaatgaagcaatGATTTCCAGCGGGTTCAACATTCCAGTCGTCTTCCTTCTTCCCGTTTTCTGTTGATCAATGGCATATTGACACATGAGACTGCCGTTCTTTCGTCAGTACACCTAATGCTTGCCTAGAAATCAGAAAGACGGCTCGACTGGGCGATTTCACATTGAAAGAGCAAGTTACGATGACGTCCAGAACCAGAACTACGTTCGACGTTATAGGCTAATTGTTTCACCGGCGGCGCAGGCTCTTCATAACTTAGTCTGGGTCACATTACAAGAACTTCCTATGTATGATCCCTGGCAGGGGAAAAAAAATGGCGCATTTAGATCCCGTACATGTACAACTCGCACGTTGCTTTTGTCCGAGGAGAAGACAGGTTGAAAAGGTTTGTGAATATATCAAAATCAACGGTAGCGTCAACCGTTTAAATCGTCGGTTTGTTCCTGCGATTCCCATACaattgagaaaaaaaaaagatgatCCTTTACCTTTTATTGCTTCGTCACCCACCGTCTCACCCCCATTTATCTTCTCTAATCTCCGTTCTCTCGTTCCCTTTTTTCCCCTTTCCCGCCGCCCGGAGCGGAAAAGGCGCGAAAAAAACCTCCCTAATCTAAGTCCTTCTGGTAAGATGGGGGTTTGTAGGCTAGAACAAACCGAAAGAACATACTAGCATGTACGTACTTCGAAACATGATATTCTCGGAGTTACTGTGCAGCGAACCCCGGGAGGGATGACCTACTATCCATAGGACGCGAGAGTTTCcagttcttttcttttcttcgtcCAAAAAAGATCCTTTCATTCCAAGGCGGTCACCACTCACCGAGACGGCATTTGGGCCACCAGGGCCTAAACCGTCCCGTACATGTACATATGATCCAGTCCCCCCACCGATTGTGGCACTGGTATTGATGCCTCCCAAAAGTGGTTTAAACCATAGTTCTTGTTGCGCACCTACATATACTTGTTCTTGGGGCGGGGGACTTACAGCGTCCAGCGTCGGACTTGATCGCTTGTTTTGATCCAGCCTTTTCCCGATGGTGTCTTTTGCTCTGTATGGATGACTCTCTCGATCAGACCTTCAGAATAAGTTGCGGGAAGTGTGGTACCATACCTtaaagaggatgatgaataATATGAAAGCACGGTACGGGGATTGTATTATGAAGAGCAACGACTCTTAACTTTGATCGCAATGTCCGGGACCTCAGGCCTCAATACCAAGCTACCAAGGTAAGGGCAGCGGTAGGTTCATCatacttacttacttacttcatttcatttctttcGAGGGTGCTTATCGTAAGCATTATGTTCCGTTCGGACGGTGGACACGAACCAACAGTCGTGGAACACGGATCAAGGTAAGATGGGCGTTGAGAAGAACAGAACAACAGAACTATGC
This genomic window from Marasmius oreades isolate 03SP1 chromosome 8, whole genome shotgun sequence contains:
- the VMA2 gene encoding Vacuolar ATP synthase subunit B (BUSCO:EOG09261KHB) encodes the protein MAPDPKMSDTDLARINFQAVTKEYRVQPHLDYRTVSAINGPLVVLDNVKFPSYNEIVQLTLPDGSKRGGQVLEVQGKKAIVQVFEGTSGVDVKATHVEFTGSSMKLPVAEDMLGRIFNGSGNPIDQGPKVFAEDYLDINGSPINPYSRIYPEEMIQTGISTIDTMNSIARGQKIPIFSAAGLPHNEIAAQIVRQSGLVKRPTKDVHDGHEDNFSVVFAAMGVNMETARFFKEDFESNGSLDRVTLFLNLANDPTIERIITPRLALTTAEYYAYQLEKHVLVILTDMSSYADALREVSAAREEVPGRRGYPGYMYTDLSTIYERAGRVEGRNGSITQIPILTMPNDDITHPIPDLTGYITEGQIFVDRQLHNRQIYPPINVLPSLSRLMKSAIGEKLTRKDHGDVSNQLYAKYAIGRDAASMKAVVGEEALSSEDKLALEFLDKFEHQFVGQGAYESRTIFDSLDLAWSLLRIFPKEQLNRINPKIIAEFYGRKPTKKATANAESEETPQEDKLIDA